From the genome of Aspergillus chevalieri M1 DNA, chromosome 8, nearly complete sequence, one region includes:
- a CDS encoding anaphase promoting complex subunit 2 (BUSCO:EOG09260FKU;~COG:D;~EggNog:ENOG410PJJA;~InterPro:IPR036317,IPR014786,IPR001373,IPR036388, IPR036390,IPR016158;~PFAM:PF08672;~go_function: GO:0031625 - ubiquitin protein ligase binding [Evidence IEA];~go_process: GO:0006511 - ubiquitin-dependent protein catabolic process [Evidence IEA]) → MKKTTLDSIAGWTQCIPIKPPTMPPTSTITTSRKRVFNSVFSASPAPGPFSTTDSPSLKSIDPLATSRSFEDSQLTEPDEPGPDQETWDRAWDAATAFLAVPDRGFAALGAFEDIDEDVFLKRWNRHERPSRKTADALRVLVSQEQRGSIIDWYGQEIRRHFLKNFRNGLFDLLCYPEKEGLLQRIVRCLELARRIYFTRLAEYILPLLDASEQERAFLKLHRTFHHMVAYSSALPWDRVSALLNREFTKEALTILGIDALKEEAARDDVSIDENMEVDREFSVSYRRWREEPSVDARMEMMTENEDVEVVAARDRLLSLLNGLQLVGLGGDKAQKVFAGVMNSMMIEFVLAAYPGQWEGPSLVSQHLRHWVENVFARLVVQVLAIINVPESGKSSEHLDVNLSDVEKWYETGFTCVGTLRMRELFDVMVEWPASSGAIDDLRRFTTNPATRLYFTLSFASVLCERLLHPGASTVEILQLYISIIRALNLLDPKGVLLDRVARPIRRYLRDRDDTVKVIVGGLLADPDAEGQLAPSAGETLAELSAELTKAHQNSLQNDGDELDWNDMNWMPDPVDAAPDFRKSKTADVIGSLISLFESKETFVKEMQNMLAERLLQKRTDYVQEMSVLELLKLRFGDNALQACEVMMRDIFDSRRVDGVIRNDQGLVQSTNPDEPTEEIPDLHAKILSHFFWPDIQEQAFKVPEEITALQQRYSTGFESLKPSRKLTWLNNMGQVTVELDLDDRVFVDEVTTWQAAVIYAFQSTTPDDKQPPVTKTLEQLTQELQMSSALVRSACLFWISKRILTEPQRETYRVLETLPSGENEPSTTAEPNITDDTNDDTSAAAAADAAAAAAAKESAETAAMEKMNLYWQFIVGMLTNQGAMPLQQIVMMLKMVVPGGFPFSNEELREFLAGMVSKGKLEVSGGKYKIVP, encoded by the exons ATGAAGAAGACAACTCTCGACTCCATCGCTGGCTGGACGCAATGTATCCCCATTAAACCGCCCACGATGCCTCCCACctccaccatcaccaccagtCGCAAGCGCGTCTTCAACTCCGTCTTCTCCGCGTCACCGGCCCCAGGCCCCTTCTCAACAACTGACAGCCCATCCTTGAAATCGATCGATCCCCTTGCGACATCGCGATCTTTCGAAGACAGCCAACTTACAGAGCCGGACGAGCCAGGACCGGACCAAGAGACTTGGGACCGGGCATGGGACGCCGCTACTGCGTTTCTGGCAGTGCCGGATCGGGGATTTGCGGCGTTGGGGGCATTTGAGGATATTGATGAAGATGTGTTTTTGAAGCGGTGGAATCGGCATGAGAGACCGTCGAGGAAGACGGCGGATGCGTTGCGGGTTCTGGTTTCGCAGGAGCAGCGGGGGAGTATAATTGATTGGTATGGGCAGGAGATTCGGAGACATTTTCTGAAGAACTTCCGGAATGGACTTTTTGAT TTGCTGTGCTATCCTGAGAAGGAAGGCTTGTTACAGAGAATCGTCCGTTGTCTGGAATTAGCGCGACGGATATACTTTACTCGCCTTGCGGAATACATCTTGCCTCTGCTGGACGCCTCAGAGCAAGAGCGAGCGTTTCTCAAGCTACATAGAACCTTTCATCACATGGTGGCATATTCGTCTGCTCTGCCGTGGGACCGCGTTTCCGCCCTACTAAACCGAGAATTTACGAAAGAAGCTTTGACTATACTGGGAATTGACGCGTTGAAGGAAGAAGCGGCCCGTGACGATGTCAGCATAGACGAGAATATGGAGGTGGATCGAGAGTTCTCGGTTTCGTATCGGCGCTGGCGCGAGGAACCGTCCGTCGACGCTCGGATGGAAATGATGACTGAGAATGAAGATGTGGAGGTCGTCGCAGCACGCGACCGACTGCTGTCACTTCTCAACGGCTTACAACTCGTTGGACTGGGCGGAGATAAGGCGCAAAAGGTGTTTGCGGGCGTTATGAACTCAATGATGATTGAGTTCGTTCTAGCTGCGTACCCGGGCCAGTGGGAAGGGCCGAGTTTGGTATCGCAGCATTTGCGACATTGGGTTGAGAATGTATTCGCCCGGCTTGTTGTGCAAGTACTGGCCATCATTAATGTCCCCGAATCCGGAAAATCGTCGGAACATCTCGATGTGAACCTGAGTGATGTTGAGAAGTGGTATGAAACTGGCTTTACGTGTGTAGGGACGCTTCGGATGCGTGAGCTGTTCGATGTGATGGTTGAATGGCCTGCTAGCAGTGGTGCCATTGATGACTTACGGCGTTTCACGACTAATCCCGCTACGCGGCTATACTTCACATTATCCTTCGCTTCAGTATTATGCGAACGACTGCTGCACCCTGGTGCATCGACCGTGGAAATTCTGCAGCTGTACATTTCTATCATTCGAGCATTGAATCTTCTAGACCCCAAGGGTGTGTTGCTCGATCGTGTCGCTCGCCCGATCCGGCGATATCTCCGCGACCGCGATGACACCGTCAAGGTGATCGTGGGCGGTCTCCTTGCAGACCCAGATGCAGAAGGCCAATTGGCACCGTCAGCCGGAGAGACGCTAGCGGAGCTGTCAGCCGAGCTGACCAAAGCGCACCAAAACTCGTTACAGAACGACGGAGATGAGTTGGACTGGAATGATATGAACTGGATGCCGGATCCGGTAGACGCTGCACCTGACTTCCGCAAGTCGAAGACTGCGGATGTCATTGGAAGCTTGATCAGTTTGTTTGAGTCGAAGGAGACGTTTGTCAAGGAGATGCAGAATATGTTGGCGGAGCGACTGCTTCAGAAACGAACCGATTATGTGCAGGAGATGTCGGTTCTGGAACTGCTCAAGCTTCGCTTTGGTGATAATGCCTTGCAAGCGTGCGAGGTTATGATGAGAGATATCTTTGATTCTCGACGCGTTGACGGGGTTATCCGGAATGACCAGGGACTGGTCCAGTCTACGAATCCGGATGAACCTACAGAGGAAATACCGGACTTACACGCTAAGATTCTCTCCCACTTCTTCTGGCCAGACATCCAAGAACAAGCATTCAAGGTTCCAGAAGAAATCACCGCACTACAACAGCGCTACTCCACAGGCTTCGAATCACTCAAGCCGTCGCGCAAGCTCACCTGGCTCAACAATATGGGACAAGTGACCGTCGAGCTGGATCTTGATGATCGCGTGTTCGTTGACGAGGTCACCACGTGGCAAGCGGCCGTAATCTACGCCTTCCAATCCACAACCCCGGATGACAAACAGCCACCCGTAACCAAAACACTGGAACAACTTACGCAGGAACTGCAAATGTCTTCAGCACTAGTCCGCAGTGCATGTCTCTTCTGGATCAGCAAACGCATCCTCACCGAACCCCAACGCGAAACCTACCGCGTCCTCGAAACCCTCCCATCCGGCGAAAACGAACCCAGCACAACCGCAGAACCCAACATCACCGACGACACCAACGACGACACCTCAGCAGCCGCCGCAGCCgacgccgccgccgcagccgCCGCCAAGGAATCTGCCGAAACAGCGGCAATGGAGAAGATGAACCTGTATTGGCAGTTTATCGTGGGCATGTTGACCAACCAGGGGGCGATGCCGTTGCAGCAGATAGTCATGATGCTGAAGATGGTGGTGCCGGGCGGATTTCCATTTAGTAACGAGGAGTTGAGGGAGTTTTTGGCGGGGATGGTTTCGAAGGGGAAGTTGGAGGTTAGTGGGGGAAAGTACAAGATTGTGCCGTAG
- the PKR1 gene encoding V-type ATPase assembly factor PKR1 (COG:S;~EggNog:ENOG410PRWV;~InterPro:IPR013945;~PFAM:PF08636;~TransMembrane:2 (o20-41i48-66o);~go_process: GO:0070072 - vacuolar proton-transporting V-type ATPase complex assembly [Evidence IEA]), with protein MGFFIEDLWSSIFTPGPTPTLLVATNVTFAALQLLLFALLLATYSIHFFILSFLSGALWWSINWFAAELRAVQAQEAQKEKEGKKVHADGKSRWGDAMKTPGALDTESDTETEEQRQETPLPTGSTTAASATLQLPEEQGARKRHSVSGESSGYGSTDSEWEKVDDHTE; from the coding sequence ATGGGTTTCTTCATTGAAGACCTCTGGTCCAGCATCTTCACTCCTGGTCCCACTCCGACCTTGCTCGTCGCAACCAACGTCACCTTCGCTGCTTTGcagctcctcctcttcgcaCTGCTCTTGGCAACCTACAGCATTCACTTCTTcattctctccttcctttcCGGTGCGCTATGGTGGTCGATTAATTGGTTTGCTGCGGAACTGAGAGCCGTGCAGGCCCAGGAGGCtcagaaggaaaaggaaggaaagaaggttCATGCGGATGGTAAATCGAGATGGGGAGATGCTATGAAGACACCGGGGGCACTTGATACCGAGAGCGACACAGAGACTGAGGAGCAACGGCAAGAAACTCCTTTGCCTACAGGGAGCACTACCGCTGCGTCGGCTACTCTTCAGCTGCCGGAGGAACAGGGTGCCCGAAAGCGACACAGTGTAAGCGGGGAGAGCTCGGGATACGGAAGCACAGATAGTGAGTGGGAGAAGGTGGATGATCATACTGAGTAG